In Deltaproteobacteria bacterium, the genomic window TCTTCACGGCTTTTCAGTGGAAACCTCTTGTCGATAATTTCAATTTTTTTATTTATCAGTTCCGCTATCTTTATTATCGCTTTCCCCAAACCTGATAAAGCATCGATAGAAATTTCGATATTCATGCCTTTATGGTAGGGGCCGTTTTGACCAGTTATGTCGCTATAAAGCGTCAACTGCTCCCCCAGGGCTTTGATTATAGACAGGTCTTCTCCCAAGATGAAGTAATCAGTTAAATCAAAGGCACTCTCCCCTTTTTCGAATTCTTCCAGTATTTCTTTAAACTCTTTCATTTTTATCCCCCTCGCTTTTTTAGATTAAGGGAATCTCTAAAACTCTGTCATGCCGGACTTGATCCGGTATCCAGGGATCTAATATAATTGGATGCCCAATCAAGTTGAGCATGACTGATTATTAGAGATAGCCGTGTTAGGGAATTGCATTCCCCACTTCTGAGCCGAATTAAACAAGAGACCTGTCATTTCGACTCGGAGATCTCTGATCGGAGAACTCTGTCCGGAGGTCTCTGAGAGGTACGAGGAGAAATCCTTGTCTCGAATGCAGTGAGTGATCTTAAGGATTTCTCCTTTTACCCCAAGGGCACTTGTCACTTCCGTTTGGGCGTACTTGAAATGACAGATGACTGCAAGTTCCTAACCGGACAACAGGTCGAGATACCCTTAATGTTTACAAGCTCAACATTTTGAACGTTTTTATCCGTTGACCCCAAGACTGCTCTGGGATAGAATCAAAAAAGTTTATCTTTTTTAAAAACACTTCCCCTTCATCCTGAGCTGTGAGCTTGTCGAAGAGTCGAAGTACCAATTCAACAGGCTAGCTACAGGGTTAAGGGATAAACTTTAAATACCATAATGACGAATACGTCATGATAAGTCAAGCTAAATAATGTATTCGTCATTCAATTAGGGAAGACAATGGGAAAATCTTTTAAAGACAGAATATTAGATGAAATTGGTGATCAGAAACCCACACCCTGGGGGCTGTCAATAGGCTTGAATGAAGGAGCAATTAACAGGATTTTCAAGCAGAATGTTATTCCAAGAGCTGAACACTTAATGACCATATCAAAAGCCTTAGGCGTTTCTGTCAACTGGCTTCTAACGGGAGAGGAGCTTTATTCAAATAGAATTATTGACGGCAGCGAAATCTCAGCGACCAACAAAAAGCTAATAGACCTCTTCAATGTCTTGCCACCAGACAGCATAGAGGGCCTTGTGAGTATCCTCGACTCATACGTGGGCGCTCTGAAAGATGAAGAGGCCCGGAAGGCTTTTGACAGTTTTAAGAAAAGTTTCAAAAAGGAAATTAAAAAAACAGGTTGAAGGTTTTTTTTGGTTACTGTGCAACTGTTATAGGCTTGGAGATAATGGACAGTACAACTTACCCACACAAAAACCAGGCTTCAACGTTTTTGGAAGGTCAAATTAAGAACAAATCGGATTTTATGCGGTATGTGGTTTTCATCAGTAGTTAGCTGATTGGATTTTAAAAGGTTTGGAGACTAACTACTCCGCGTGGGCAAAAGAAACCTGCCCACCCTAAACTGATGATCCTCAGGGTAGGCCTTTTCAAATTCCTCATGCCATTTCTTCATCCCTTCTTTATCAATCCATTGTTTATTTGTTCCTCCCTTTGTTAGATGTTTATAGAATTTGCTTTCCATGGTTAAAAGCATAAAGTATGAACCAATAGTCAGGTTAAGGATTTAATTTCATTATTGCAAAGAAGGGTTTAGGGGTATAGAATGGGCCAAACGTCGGGGTGGTGCCTACTTAACATCAATGAGCGAATTTTCAAAGCCCGCACCGGCAAAACGGTGACGGGCTTTTTTGTTTATAAACTGGGATTGAAAGAATAAAGAGAACTGTCCCGAATGGCACTAAGTTAAGCACTTTTACCATAAAAACTACATCGGCTAAGCCCCTGCTATTAAGCCGGTAACTTTAATTGTTGCATCCTCAATATTGTCATTCCCGCATTGTTTTAGCGGGAATCCGGTTTTTAATTGTTATAGATACCCGATAAGAGCCTTCGGGTATGACACATGTTTAATTGGTTAACAGTCAGGGACAAGCTATTAATAGCGCATGATAAACACCCTTAACTTAGTGCCATTCAGAACTGTCCCCTTAAATTCTCGTTTGGATTATTTCATCTGGAATTTCAAATTTCGCCAACTGTTCTCCTATTGCTATATTTATTTAGCACTCTAACACTCAAATCAGCCGATGCTATTAGCGGTTGGCTGTATTTTGTTGTGCTGGCTTTGTATAATTTTGAAAATAATGAATAAGCCTATTTGCTTGTTTTGCAAAATACGTTGCTTGATCTATTGAAATGGCGCTATCAGGCTCATGTGTAGCTATATTTCTAATTTTCCTTAATTCATGAAAAATCTTCATGCCTTTTGAGTTAAGAATGTGACTGTTATCTAAAAATCTATTTATTTCTAATGGGCTATCATTTTTCAATGGAACATCCTTGTATTGTGTGTCACGAAGGTTTTTAGCTGTACTTATTACCTTGATCCAGTATTCAATAATTACTGTCCTTGGAGAGCTTTCCAACTTGTTAATTGTTGGTTCAAAATTATCGGTTTCAGGTCCAAACACATCTTCTGAAACTTCTTCGATTTCTGTAGCACTCTTTTCGAACTCAAGCTCAAAATCGCCGGATTTTAGTTTACTTAGGCTCTCCAATAGTGAAGAAAATGAGTCTTTAAACTTAAAAGCAATCAAAATCAAAACCAATGGCCAAGCCAAGGACTCAACTAGTTTTGATATGAATTCCATCCAACTCATTTATCTTACCCTATAGCGATAACGCACAAACCACCGAAGACACAAAGTGGCGTAAGGAACGAGCGTAGCTTTTTGTCGTTCGAGTACATCTGCCTTTTTAAGTGTTTTTGAATTCTCAATTTATTTTAAAACTTTATTAATACTTTCAATCAGGTTTTTCCATTGTTCCTGTTCATCTTTCACTAAATCTTTTGCTGCGTGACTTCTAGTCCAACGGACATAGGCTTTTGCTAATTTGTACTTTGAGAAATCCTTGACTTTATCCGAAAACAAATCAACTATTGGGCGGCTGGACTGCTTCTTGGCCTCGCTTGAGGTGTCAACACCGAATTCTTCTTTTACAATTTTTATAAGTGTTTCTCTGAGAAGGTCTTCAATCTCAGACCTTGCAATTCCATCACAAAAGTCTTTAGTTCTTAAAATATTCTTGTTACTTAAGGTGTGGATAAGGTTTTCTTGTTGGGCTGCCTGATCACCAGCCGCATCAGAATCTAGCAAGGCCGCAACTTTAAGATTGTGAGCATATAAAATAGTGGCATAATAAACTACCTTCCCAGCAGTATTGGCGAAGACTAAAGAAATCTTTTTATTTAAATTAGCTATTTCCCCTTCTCTTAATATTGCTGCAGTAGCCTCAATGTACCAGTAGTCGGTAATTCCTTCTAATATTAAATTTCTTTCTTGAGAGAATAAACTGCTGGCAAGGTCATACCCAAGTGCTTCCTGCAATGGAAGTAATCCAGCCGGATCACTTGACGAAATTGTAGTATGCACGTCAGTCCCATCGGCTCGATTTTTCATTTCGACTACTCGTACAATATCTAATTCATCAGGCCCTACAAGAAAAGGAGAGTGTGTGGTGAAAAGTGTCTGGTTTTTATCTGAAAGTCTCGTAATTGTTTTTCTGAAATCTCGCTGTTTAAGACCGTGTAAACTCATTCCAGGTTCATCCAACAATAATAGTGCATTTTCGTGTTTATCCATTGCCTCGGAAAAAAACACTACAAAGAAAGACACAAGCCACTGAAACCCTTCTGACCTTTGATCTAACTCAATATCAACACCTAGATCATCTTCAACTACAACTTTTAAATATTGTCCATCTACAACAACTTTAAGTTTATCAGCTTCTGGTCTTTCGGGGTTAGGCAACCAAACAGAACGAATCTCATCGGTGAGTCTGACACTAGCAGCATTAAGTTGATAACTTCTTGTGTCCAAGTTGTCTTTATACGTCTGTAAAGCTGTATGATCATTTAGGTCAGGGCTTTTTGTATTTCCCAAATCCGCAAGTTGCCTAGCAGTAAACCCAAGCAGTTTTAGTAAGCACAAATTCCCATAGTCATAATACTTATCGTCAAGTATATTCTGTTCTACTCTTTGTGCAAGGTGCTCTAAATGTATTGATGGCTTAACCCTAAAGTAATTGTTAAAAAGAATGAATACTGGCATTCTATTTTCTAACGTTTTAAGTACTTCCTCATACTTTGAATTAAACTGAACCTTCTCTAATAAGTCAGAATATCTTGCGTCCTCCTTCTCGTTTCCCTCCTCTACAAATTCGTAGTTATTTTCCAACAATTCCTTTAAAGACTCAGCAGCAGCTCCAGAAATCTTTCTATACTCAGACCAATCGGTTGTAAGCAATTTGAATGATTCACTTGGCTTTGTGGCTTCATCGTCTGATTCATCAGGTTTAAATTGTTTATCCATGTGTGAAATCATTCTCAAAAAATCTTTTTTTATACTATTAAAGAGAATTTGGGGGGGGGCATCAATCAGTGCATGGTATCTCTCGTTATCATAATTTCTTTCATATTTGTATTTACAACCATGAAATTCTTCAGGAATCAGTTCTTTGTCTTCATCTTCTAAATCAAAAAAACCTGTTGCTACAGTTACGTCTTCTGGAGCGACTTTACCAGTAGTAATATCCTTATACTTTGATCGAGGATAATCTCTAAGGACATCAAATCCATCAATATCTTCGGGTTTTTTCAACTGTTGTAAAGCTTTAAGCAATACAGTTTTTCCTGCTTCATTTGGTCCGACTAAAATTGTTTTTAAATTTTCAACTTCAAATTCACCAGAATCTATTATGCTTCGATAGTTTTGAACTCTTGCTTTTGTTAGTCTCATTTTTTATGTCCTATTAAAATAATTAAAAAGGTCAACAACGGCAGTTTAAAGCGCTAGCCCCGGTTCAAAACAAAAAAGCCCATTCCGGCGTTTTGCCGGTACGGGCTTTCAAATTCTTTAGCTCCCCCTTTGTAGTTCCTAATCATAACCTCTAAATTCCCCCATTAGAACCAGTCTTTTCCCGCAGAGCGTGAGGCTCTAACGGGGTAAACCCCTTTTTCAAAGGACAACTCTATAACACATCCCCCCAGAGATTCAAACACTTTTTTTCTTTTCAAGAGGTGGAGTGTTATTCTGGCATATTAGGGATTTTTATTGTATCACCCATGTGATTTCTTAATGGTGCTTCACATGCCCCAAAAAGTCTTTCAGTCTTTCAGATTGGGGGTTTTTCATCACTTCACCGGGTTTACCTTCCTCGATAATTCTGCCATCGTCCATAAAGATCAGTCTGCTGGCGACCTGGGCTGCAAAGCCCATTTCGTGGGTGACAACGACCATTGTCATACCGCTGTCTTTAGCAATGCTTTTCATAACATCGAGAACTTCACCGATCATTTCGGGGTCCAGGGCCGATGTCGGTTCATCAAAGAGAAGGATTTTGGGATTAACTGCCAGGGCCCTGGCGATGGCAACACGTTGCTGCTGTCCACCGGAAAGTTGTTCGGGAAGTTTGTTTTCAAATTCCGCCAAACCTACCCTGTCAAGCAGGTTTCTGGCAACATCCATCGCTTTGTCTTTATTCATTTTTCTCGCTTTGAGAGGGCCAAAAAGGACATTTTTTAGGGCCGTCATATGTGGGAAAAGATTGAATTGCTGAAAGACCATGCCCACCTCCAGCCGTATCTGGCGTATCCTTCCCTGCTCGGCAGGGATCCTGATATTATCAACGATGAGCTCCCCGGTCGTCATCATTTCCAGGCAGTTGATACAGCGAAGCAGCGTTGATTTCCCGGAGCCCGACGGCCCGATAATCACCACGACCTCACCCTCGTCGACAGAAAAATTAATGTTATGTAAAACTTCCTTATTCCCGAAGGATTTACAGACATTCTTCATTTCAATAATGTTTTTACTCATGCAAGACCTTTTTAGCCCAAATAATTCATAAATTACACGTGCCCTCGCTAGCCTCTTGATTCCACAAGGAATTTTTCTCAGTTGCCCGTAATCACCGATACGGGACGCCTTCGAAAAATCCCTTGTGAAAACAATATCCTGCACGATCATCACGCGAATTGATGAAATATCCGGGCTAGAATATTTTCATCTTTCTCTCGATAGTCCTTAATGCCGTGGCTATTACAGTTGTCATGATGAGGTACATGACGGCGACAGTCAGCCAGATTTCCAGTGCCCTGAAATTACTGGCCATAATTTCCTGGCCCTGCCTTGTCAATTCACCGACGCCAATGACAATAAAAAGAGAGGTGTCCTTAAGGCTGATGATAAACTGATTACCCAGGGGAGGGATCATTCTTCTGAAAGCGATGGGACCGATGACATGGACGATGAGATGAAAACGACTTATTCCCAGAGACATGCCGGCTTCCAGAAGTCCC contains:
- a CDS encoding ATP-binding protein; the protein is MRLTKARVQNYRSIIDSGEFEVENLKTILVGPNEAGKTVLLKALQQLKKPEDIDGFDVLRDYPRSKYKDITTGKVAPEDVTVATGFFDLEDEDKELIPEEFHGCKYKYERNYDNERYHALIDAPPQILFNSIKKDFLRMISHMDKQFKPDESDDEATKPSESFKLLTTDWSEYRKISGAAAESLKELLENNYEFVEEGNEKEDARYSDLLEKVQFNSKYEEVLKTLENRMPVFILFNNYFRVKPSIHLEHLAQRVEQNILDDKYYDYGNLCLLKLLGFTARQLADLGNTKSPDLNDHTALQTYKDNLDTRSYQLNAASVRLTDEIRSVWLPNPERPEADKLKVVVDGQYLKVVVEDDLGVDIELDQRSEGFQWLVSFFVVFFSEAMDKHENALLLLDEPGMSLHGLKQRDFRKTITRLSDKNQTLFTTHSPFLVGPDELDIVRVVEMKNRADGTDVHTTISSSDPAGLLPLQEALGYDLASSLFSQERNLILEGITDYWYIEATAAILREGEIANLNKKISLVFANTAGKVVYYATILYAHNLKVAALLDSDAAGDQAAQQENLIHTLSNKNILRTKDFCDGIARSEIEDLLRETLIKIVKEEFGVDTSSEAKKQSSRPIVDLFSDKVKDFSKYKLAKAYVRWTRSHAAKDLVKDEQEQWKNLIESINKVLK
- the glnQ gene encoding glutamine ABC transporter ATP-binding protein GlnQ codes for the protein MIEMKNVCKSFGNKEVLHNINFSVDEGEVVVIIGPSGSGKSTLLRCINCLEMMTTGELIVDNIRIPAEQGRIRQIRLEVGMVFQQFNLFPHMTALKNVLFGPLKARKMNKDKAMDVARNLLDRVGLAEFENKLPEQLSGGQQQRVAIARALAVNPKILLFDEPTSALDPEMIGEVLDVMKSIAKDSGMTMVVVTHEMGFAAQVASRLIFMDDGRIIEEGKPGEVMKNPQSERLKDFLGHVKHH